One part of the Nematostella vectensis chromosome 8, jaNemVect1.1, whole genome shotgun sequence genome encodes these proteins:
- the LOC5505867 gene encoding uncharacterized protein LOC5505867 gives MASWTNLTNSSGIFTLELCHQVNKGDSSTYENVLVASCVINSVFGLISSCANFFVVLVIARTTSLHTPSNLLILGLAAFDLGVGLLVQPSFVVRSYGELTKNSMVFCYGCRISEFTASSVAVGSALVLTWISVDRYLSVRLHLRYREIVTPTRTCHVLLGTFLAAVCIAFWRYFLPHTLALSLSIITFVILLVVVNVFCYASVFKTIYRLSRKVFSLEGLSRSYLETSQSQRDNLQELAQTSNRRHEQGLQASHSAKLQQEQQQQRQQQQQKRQQQQKRQQQRQQQQQKRQQKRQPQQRRQQQQQRQPQQKSQQQQQQQQPQQPSHGQQEPHQRRLFQNGQQATHESEQLRLREQKNKLKQNKNKKDPESVASDIITQGSPWQPQIPTQGQISDYQHLGAFVISPLVPEVPGKEIPYQDNNPLQKAQTMIGSIVSPEGYKGQPSKRRLKILQRINVLKEKKNIFTILYIILASAIFYVPYILTMISIALYGFILPVRCMFSIATTLVFLNSSVNPAVYCYRIKEIRRAALKTLGVEQTRGARIHPLNKKIHQENTGRGTNTWRQDQPAEQED, from the exons ATGGCCTCATGGACAAATTTAACAAACTCATCTGGTATCTTCACCCTAGAGCTCTGCCACCAGGTGAATAAAGGCGACAGCAGCACCTACGAAAACGTGCTTGTGGCTTCTTGTGTGATCAATTCGGTGTTCGGTTTGATATCCTCTTGCGCTAACTTCTTTGTAGTTCTTGTCATCGCTAGGACCACGTCACTCCATACGCCCTCGAATCTTCTCATCCTTGGACTGGCTGCCTTTGACCTTGGGGTTGGATTACTAGTTCAACCTTCGTTCGTTGTTAGGTCGTACGGGGAGCTTACAAAAAACTCTATGGTGTTTTGCTACGGCTGCAGGATCTCCGAGTTCACTGCTAGCTCGGTGGCGGTTGGTTCCGCTTTGGTATTGACTTGGATATCTGTTGATCGATATTTGTCCGTGAGACTTCATCTGAGATATCGTGAAATCGTAACTCCGACAAGAACCTGCCATGTGCTTCTAGGAACGTTCTTAGCCGCTGTCTGTATAGCTTTTTGGAGGTATTTTCTCCCTCATACTCTTGCTTTGTCGCTTAGCATTATTACCTTCGTTATATTGCTGGTAGTAGTGAACGTATTTTGTTATGCCAGCGTTTTTAAGACAATCTATCGTCTCTCGAGAAAAGTGTTCTCGCTAGAAGGTTTATCTAGGAGCTATCTAGAGACCTCGCAATCACAAAGGGATAACCTGCAAGAGTTGGCACAAACTTCAAACCGAAGACACGAACAAGGACTACAAGCATCACATTCTGCTAAGCTGCAGCAggaacaacagcaacaacgacaacaacaacagcagaaacgacaacaacagcagaaacgacaacaacaacgacaacaacaacagcagaaacgacaa cagaaacgacaaccacaacagcgacgtcaacaacagcaacaacgacaaccacaacagaaaagtcaacaacaacaacaacaacaacaaccgcAGCAGCCCAGTCATGGACAGCAAGAACCACATCAGAGAAGGCTTTTTCAGAATGGACAACAAGCCACACATGAATCCGAACAGCTTCGATTGCgagaacaaaaaaacaagctcaagcaaaataaaaacaagaaagatcCGGAAAGCGTCGCATCAGATATCATAACTCAAGGCAGCCCGTGGCAACCACAAATACCAACACAGGGGCAAATAAGCGATTATCAGCATCTGGGAGCTTTTGTTATTTCCCCGTTGGTGCCAGAAGTCCCAGGAAAAGAAATACCTTACCAAGATAACAATCCTCTTCAGAAAGCACAAACAATGATAGGCTCAATTGTATCTCCGGAGGGATATAAGGGACAACCTTCCAAAAGACGACTGAAAATACTCCAACGTATCAATGTCCTGAAGGAGAAAAAGAACATCTTCACCATATTGTACATTATACTGGCGTCCGCTATTTTCTATGTTCCTTACATCTTAACAATGATTAGCATAGCCTTATATGGGTTTATTCTACCTGTTCGATGCATGTTCTCAATTGCGACAACCCTCGTTTTCCTGAACTCGTCAGTGAATCCTGCGGTTTATTGCTATCGCATCAAAGAGATTCGCCGCGCGGCCTTGAAAACGCTGGGCGTGGAACAAACACGTGGCGCCAGGATCCACCCGCTGAACAAGAAGATTCACCAGGAGAACACTGGGCGTGGCACAAACACGTGGCGCCAGGATCAACCCGCTGAACAAGAAGACTGA